A window of Chrysoperla carnea chromosome 3, inChrCarn1.1, whole genome shotgun sequence genomic DNA:
gtgtttgaaaaaaaaaaaacaaaatagcgGTTTTTTTTCGTGGCATAGaaatacgtttaaaaaaaatgaaccaaACCTATCGAATAGGGtatcaaaatattcattaaagaCTAACTCCATATACCatcatgtaaaaagggctattttaataacaaatttttcgttaatcgtacagagaatcgatttgaaatttatacagaagacgtattaaatattcattaattgacacacaaaatttcagtttttcaagattcaaaaaactataaaattgattaattgtagagagctttacttttTGGAACTCTAAAATTTCAGGCTTTGAagacaaaatttccaattttctttgtttattactcttgtattttatttaaatattttaatatcttaaaacaTGGTATGTTTCGTCTGATATAGACATTTTCAAACTGTAAAGCATATTTCAATAAACctaaatttgttgaatttagTAACACATTCCTGAAGAATACGTCAACAGAATTATGATATATTAACCAAGATTATTGCAATACCTATCTATACTTtacagtttgaaaatttttatattcaacgaAACACATCATGctttagttattaaaatattaaaacaaaatacaagtggactaagcaaagaaaaattgatattgtaattgtatttattgCATATGAAACAAATCTTCGGTTATTAAAATTTGCGTGCATTCTATACAATATAATGTTCcccactttttaaatttgtaataattatcataaaatatgaatttttgcaATTACAAAATGTtagttatattaataattcactCGTTAGAcagttcattaaatatttatttatggtaaaagtgtattcatgtttttttaaccctatgaaatattgatatatgaaaaaaatgggTTCAAAATATAGTTCAACGTTTGATGAAAGTAAACCACCGTAAGTTTTTAATTCAACCTTAacatgaaatacaaaatttccttactcaaaaaaattgtgtttaacttgcttttttaattataaaatggaaAACTTACTAGTAGTATCCTGGAACTTAGCCAACTTTGATTCACTCTTAATATTCCCGGCCATTCGGTAGCAAGAAATTCTAGTCAAACTGGATTAATAATTGTGTCTTCCCGGgtataattatttctgtataaatCCCACCCTAAGTGATAAAAAAGCTATTTGAAACCAtctgaaaataaaacacaaaagctgtcttttttattgcatataaaGTACCAAAGGACTTCATACTATCTTATGGAAATTGAATCTCCGTCAAATTTGctcataatttggcattttgtAGATCTTATCATTATGATCAAATGTCTCAATGGGCACGCCGGTCCAAATTCAAACGTTGTGTTGTCAAaatggtaatcggaaaaaaaagATCGATAATTTTATAGGCCCGGAATATTGCTGTATTTAAGAGTTCATTgcgttgagtttgtcgactataagAGAAGTTGGTTTTTctatttgtactttttaatttttttttcagaattccTGAAGTGAACTTTTgtataaatggtaaaaaatatacaagtgAGTGATGAAAATGTTTGTTTCTGTGTGTACAAaactataaagttatttttatctttttctagTTTGCCCAGACGGGATTAAAATTTCGGCTACGACTTCTTTGAACACATTTATAAGAAATGTAGCTGAACTGAAAGGTACCAAAATTATGTGTTCAGAAGGTGGTTGTGGTAGTTGTATTGTAGCCGCTCAATTTATACACCCACTGACTCAACGAGAGGTTTTGATTGCTGTAAATTCTGTACGTATTAAACTGGAATATTTTATGGCAAAAATTCTAAACCGAAAATTATTTCAGTGTTTGGTATCTGTTTTAAGTTGTCAAGGATGGTCAATAACAACAATTGAAGGCATTGGGAATAATAAAAAAGGTTACAACAAACTACAAAAACGTCTTGCTGAATTTAATGGAAGTCAGTGTGGATTTTGTTCACCTGGCATGATTATGAATATGtactgtttacaaaaaaatcaaaagaatcTCACACAAAAAGACATTGAAAATTCATTTGGTGGTAATATCTGTCGATGTACTGGTTATAGATCGATTTCAGAAGCTTTCAAGAGTTTTGCGAATGACGCCGATCCAACACTTAAAGCAAAATGTAcggatattgaaaatataaatgaatgttTTCAGCGGCATAGTTTATGTGATGGGTGTGAACTAATAGACAAATCCCAAAAATACCTTGTTATCAATTTAGGAATTGAAAAATGGTTTAAAGTTTATACTATTTTGGAATTAGTACAAATTATAAGtgtcattaaaaatatgaaatatatgctTGTGGCTGGAAACACAGCACATGGTAGGAAAGGAAGTATTATGTGGATTGCATTTGTTTTGACCTATTAATTTTTAGGTGTTTACCGACGAGATCCTGATATTAAAGTTTACGTAGATGTAAACCATATAGCGGAGTTACATGACATTCAGATCAATAAAAATGTAGTTGTTGGAGCCAATACCACAATTTCTGATGCCATTAAATTGTTCAATGGTATCTAAAAGAAGTTGCAGATCATTATGAGTTGGTTGCAAATATTCCAGTACGAAATGTaagtgattaattaataaaatgcaaGCAGCactgatgaaatattttttaattgttttcttttaaagatTGGAACTTTAGCTGGAAATTTAATGCTAAAACATAATAATCCTAGATTTCAATcggatatatttttaacattagaAACATTTCGTGCAAAGTTACAAATTGGTgagtgttttataaatattttgagtgcaaattgttgaaattttttctataaaacttgAAATGCTTCATTAATATGCGCAGAGTAGCTTCGCACTTCAAGCGCtaaacaagaattttttaagattaCTTTCTACTGCTTTTTAGTAAGTGCTCAGCAATTCTATCTAAATAActacaaatatcaaaatattcccTGAATGAATAATCCGCTATATAAGGAAGTACTTTTCTTTATCCCAATGGATCTAGACAATAAGCTGATACCGAATTTATTTCTTGGAACACCTAAATTTGaaatcataattttcaatattttcagttAGTAAAGatggaaatgttttaaaatcgtACTCTCCTCAAGATTTTTTAAGCTTGGACATGCATGGAAAAGTTATTGTCTCAATTAAGTTTTACCCgcttaataaaaattacgtCTATCGAACTTATAAGGTACAATTGATCACGATTTCAACTttcttgaacaaaattttgtattgaactTTCATTTTAGATTATGCCTCGTGCACAAAGTGTTTACGCTATTGTCAATGcaggttttttatttgaacttaaaACAGACAATGTGACAGTCTCTAATGGAACAATTGTTTATGgcgcaataaataaaaactttactcATGCTAAGAAAACCGAAAAACTTTTgactgataaaaatttatttgacgaTGAGACACTTCAATCTGCATTTAAATGCTTggatttagaaataatttgtgATGAAGCCGCTCCTGAACCTGAACCTGAACAACGAAAACAATTAGCAATTGCTTTGTTTTATAAGGTACGACACCCTTGCATTATCCGACTTCAAATCAAAAAGCGAATAGATTATGAATTTGTGtcttacaaaagttttaataattcaaattttaatacttttgtaaTTAAAAGGGGCTTTTATGTTATTGGTACATACTTTTGAGATGACGAGCATATAACAAAGAAGCATAAAAGATCTTCAATCAATATCACAGCAAGACTGTGTAAATCTTACAAACTCGAGAcgaacatatatttttccaaagaTGTTTTTTCAGCTAATTTTAGTCTGGAAATTAAAGCTGACTCGCAAAAATATTATCGTTAAAGAACACATAAATAATTTGCCCAGAGcattaatttacatttcaatATTATAGTAAACGCACAAAAGCGACCGAAAATTATATTGTCATTGTATATTTAGAAGTATGGGAAcatttgattaaatataattgcTAACCCCCGAGCCCAAAAAAGAGGTGTTtgaagtttgaccgctatatgtgtgtgtgtgtgtctgtctgtctgtggcattctAGCACCTAAATggatgagccgattttgattttatttttcgtttgaaaggtaaattaTTGGAGAGacttcttagctatgttttaagcgcgagtttaggattccgtacccggaagAACCAAAAATTAGGCGATAATCCTCAAAATCGGATCACTTTGAAGAAAGCTCTAAGGAAAAGGGGAATTTACTGGAGAGTGTTCAAAGATACGTATCAATTACGAGCTTAATcggactttttttaaattttgtaaatttcattttttacgcttttttgttcttaaaaagagtttttaatatgttttaacattgtatttaatttatctaaTCACATATTTAGTTCATATTAAGCATAGCTCCTTCAGAAATTGTTGGTGATTACTTTAAATCAGGTGGCTATTTATTAGAAAGATCTGTATCCTCAAGCCATCACTTTTATCAAACTGAAGAAACAGAATATCCTTTAACAAAACCGATTCGAAAATTGGAAGCTATGGCACAATGTGCGGGTATGTGTTctgaatatgtttttataatgacATTTTACCTTACTCTTTTAATTTAAGGTGAAGCTAAATATATCATTGATCATGATGTTTCTAGAAGTGATTTCAcatttggctcatttatactagCACGTACTACTCCAGgttcaaatattaaaagtataaatgttGACGAAGCTATGGTAATGTTTGAGATTATGAGCTAACGTATgtaaaaacatatattaattttaatgttcagAAATTTCCAGGAGTCCTGACAGTTTTGTTAAGTAGTGATATTACCGGTGATAATTCCTTTACACCAACTCAAGCACAATTTTTATCTTTGGACgatgaagaaatattttgtagTGGTAATGTTAAATACAATGGTCAACCAGTAGGTTTAGTTGTTGCCGAGACAGAAGAAATTGCTCGGCGTGCATCTTCATTGGTGGAAGTTGAATATGATCAGTCTGT
This region includes:
- the LOC123296070 gene encoding abscisic-aldehyde oxidase-like, encoding MGSKYSSTFDESKPPIPEVNFCINGKKYTICPDGIKISATTSLNTFIRNVAELKGTKIMCSEGGCGSCIVAAQFIHPLTQREVLIAVNSVRIKLEYFMAKILNRKLFQCLVSVLSCQGWSITTIEGIGNNKKGYNKLQKRLAEFNGSQCGFCSPGMIMNMYCLQKNQKNLTQKDIENSFGGNICRCTGYRSISEAFKSFANDADPTLKAKCTDIENINECFQRHSLCDGCELIDKSQKYLVINLGIEKWFKVYTILELVQIISVIKNMKYMLVAGNTAHGVYRRDPDIKVYVDVNHIAELHDIQINKNVVVGANTTISDAIKLFNGI